GTGGGTGGCACACCATCTGGCGGACCCTGGCGAACCCTGGCGAATAGTCGCTGGGCATCTGACGGCGGGCTACTGTCAACTCAGCCGAGAACCTGGGGGCTTGACGTGAGCAAAGGTCCAAACACCCGTCTGAACGACCTGTTCGGCCTGGCCGGCTGGTCCAAGGGCGAACTGGCGAGGATGGTCAACCGGCAGGCGGCCGCCATGGGCCACCACCAGCTGGCCACCGACACCTCGCGGGTGCGGCGCTGGATCGACATGGGGGAGACCCCGCGCGAACCGGTGCCCACGGTACTGGCAGCACTGTTCACCGAGCGGCTCGGTCGTGTCGTGACCATCGAGGACCTCGGGTTCGTACGGCAGCGGCGCACCGCGAAGCGGCAGCCGGAGGGGGCGCAGGAGAACCCCGACGGAGTGCCATGGGCGCCCGAACGCACAGCCGCGGTCCTCACCGAATTCACGGGAATGGACCTCATGCTCAACCGTCGCGGTCTGATGGGCGCGGGAGCCGCGCTCACCGCCGGCTCAGCCCTCAGCAACGCCATGTACGACTGGCTGCACACCGACCCCGCCACCGCCAAGGAGGCCGACCGCTTCGGCGGGGGCGCCCACCAGGCCGACCCGGCCGGCTACGACCGCTACGAGGCGGCCCCGATCGGCTCCCAGGAGATCGATGCCCTGGAGCGCTCCGTCGAGGTCTTCCGCGCCTGGGACGCTTCCAGGGGCGGCGGACTCCAGCGCAAGGCCGTCGTGGGCCAGCTCAACGAGGTGGGTGGAATGCTCGCCTACCACCACCCCGACCACCTCCAGCGCCGGCTGTGGGGAGTGGCCGCGAACCTGGCGGTGCTCGCCGGCTGGATGTCCCACGACGTCGGCCTCGAACCCACCGCACAGAAGTACTTCGTCATCGCCGCGCACGCCGCACGCGAGGGCGGCGACCGCCCGAGGGCCGGCGAGGCGCTGTCGCGGGCGGCCCGCCAGATGGTGCACCTGGGCAAGCCCAACGAGGCCCTGGACCTGATGAAGCTGGCGAAGTCCGGCTCCGGCGAGGAGACCCTGCCGCGCACCCGCGCCATGCTCCAGACCATCGAGGCCTGGGCACAGGCCGCCATGGGCAAGGGCCAGGCGATGCGCCGCACGCTGGGCGAGGCCGAGGACCTGTTCGTCTCGGACAAGGGCGATGTCCCGCCGCCCTCGTGGATGCAGCACTTCGACGAGGCCGACCTGCACGGGATGCAGGCGCTGGCCTTCCGGACGCTGGCCGACCACGACCCCACGGCAGCGCCGATCGCCCAGCGCCACGCCAAGGAGGCGCTGCGGCTGCGCGCCCAGGGGCACCAGCGCTCGCAGATCTTCGACTACATCTCCATGGCCTCGGCCTGCTTCATCGCCGACGACCCGGAACAGGCGGACCGGTACGCCCGTCTCGCGCTGGTGTCGATGAACGAGACCTCCTCGCACCGGACGTGGGACCGGCTGCGCGAGATGTACCGGCTCACCGGCCAGTACTCCGGCTACGCGCGCATCGAGGACCTGCGCGAGGAGATCAAGCTGGCCCTACCGGACACCCCGAAGGCGGCGAGCCACGTGTGACCGGAGCCAGGTGTGACCGGGCCAAGGTCCGAACCGGGAAGGGCCGCGCCCGGCGGCGCGGCCCGTGCATCCTCGTCGTCCGTTCTCCGTGGTCAGGGGGCGGGGCCGGAGGGCGCGGTCAGAGGCCGATCCGGGCCACGAGCACGCAGGCGTCGTCCTCGCGCTCGTTGTCCCCGAACTCCTCGGTCACGATGCGTACGCACTCCTGTGCCGACCGCGCCGTCGAGAACCTCGGTGCGAGCGCGAGCAGCCGCTCGGTACCGTCCGCCCGGCTGAACTCGATGCTGCGCGGGGTCAGTCCGTCCGTGTGCAGGACCACCACGTCGCCCGCTTCCAGGCGTTCCTCGGCCTGGCCGTACACCGCCCCGGAGGTCGCCCCCAGCAGTACGCCCTCCGGCGGCTGGAGCGAGCGGCCCTGGCCGTCGCGGAACAGCAGTGGCGCCGGGTGGCCGGCCTGTGCCCAGGACAGCACGCGACGGGCGGGATCGTAACGGCAGCAGACGGCCGAACCGAGGGCCGGCTGGACGGAGCTCTCCAGGAGTTGGTTGAGCCAGCCCATCAACGGGCCGGGTTCGATGCCGGCCATGGCCATCCCCCGCAGGGCGCCGAGCATCATCGCCATCCCGGAGGTGGCGGTCACGCCGTGGCCGGTCAGGTCACCGACCGTCAGCAGCGAGCGGCCGTCGCTCAGTTCGAGCGCGTCGTACCAGTCCCCGCCGATCAGCGCGCTGGTGGCGGAGGGCATGTAGTACGCGGCCACGTCCAGGGCGCCGGTGCTGTCGTGCGGGAACCGCAGGGAGCCGCGCCACGGGGGGAGCACGGCCTCCTGCAGCTCGACCGCCAGCCGGTGCTCGGTCTGCGCGATCTCCCGGTGGCGCTGGAGCGAGTCCCGGGACTCGCGCACCGCGCGCTGGCTGCGGCGCAGTTCGCTCACGTCCCGCAACACGGCCCACATCGATGCCGTGCAGCCGTCGGAGTCGAGTACCGGCTCGCCCCTCATGTGCAGCGTACGGACCCGCCCGTCGGCCCGGACGATGCGGAACTCGCCGTCTATGGGCTTGCCGTCCACCAGGCAGTCGGTGACCATCGCGGTGAGCAGCGGCTGGTCCTCGGAGAACAGGGTCGAACCCAGTTCGTC
This Streptomyces sp. NBC_00539 DNA region includes the following protein-coding sequences:
- a CDS encoding DNA-binding protein NsdB codes for the protein MSKGPNTRLNDLFGLAGWSKGELARMVNRQAAAMGHHQLATDTSRVRRWIDMGETPREPVPTVLAALFTERLGRVVTIEDLGFVRQRRTAKRQPEGAQENPDGVPWAPERTAAVLTEFTGMDLMLNRRGLMGAGAALTAGSALSNAMYDWLHTDPATAKEADRFGGGAHQADPAGYDRYEAAPIGSQEIDALERSVEVFRAWDASRGGGLQRKAVVGQLNEVGGMLAYHHPDHLQRRLWGVAANLAVLAGWMSHDVGLEPTAQKYFVIAAHAAREGGDRPRAGEALSRAARQMVHLGKPNEALDLMKLAKSGSGEETLPRTRAMLQTIEAWAQAAMGKGQAMRRTLGEAEDLFVSDKGDVPPPSWMQHFDEADLHGMQALAFRTLADHDPTAAPIAQRHAKEALRLRAQGHQRSQIFDYISMASACFIADDPEQADRYARLALVSMNETSSHRTWDRLREMYRLTGQYSGYARIEDLREEIKLALPDTPKAASHV
- a CDS encoding PP2C family protein-serine/threonine phosphatase, with protein sequence MPSHLFADRPAQPPEPGSVDALISQTRRLRGEVDAVRRDTVADDDDAQGRWQRALCDLAVHHLDDLGQHLGQLKEGLPPTPQQPVAAPAAAPETTVEDRPTRVGSAEWNLLTDEVTWSEELFQIFGRSPEAGALPLDELGSTLFSEDQPLLTAMVTDCLVDGKPIDGEFRIVRADGRVRTLHMRGEPVLDSDGCTASMWAVLRDVSELRRSQRAVRESRDSLQRHREIAQTEHRLAVELQEAVLPPWRGSLRFPHDSTGALDVAAYYMPSATSALIGGDWYDALELSDGRSLLTVGDLTGHGVTATSGMAMMLGALRGMAMAGIEPGPLMGWLNQLLESSVQPALGSAVCCRYDPARRVLSWAQAGHPAPLLFRDGQGRSLQPPEGVLLGATSGAVYGQAEERLEAGDVVVLHTDGLTPRSIEFSRADGTERLLALAPRFSTARSAQECVRIVTEEFGDNEREDDACVLVARIGL